Proteins from a genomic interval of Natronorubrum sediminis:
- a CDS encoding AMP-binding protein, which produces MNDLPPSDERFEVTRESWPDDLPRRLSFPDGRRPIHELVRLRAREQPTAPAVTFYGRTLTWSDLEAAVDAFAKSMRAREYGTGDVCGLFLQNSPQFLIAYYGAQRAGMTITPINPQFKTPAVARQLDDSGASVVVVHTDSLDIARKASANANVDDIVVTAYGDFADDDDTNLASVVADESPVEAVVEDDIPFERVLEEDRSVELPDVALDDTALLQYTGGTTGLPKGCVHTHWNVLFKAATTAQVRGYGQPDVLLGTMPLFHVAGKQRYCDALPITGCQVVLLARYDPDAVLASIDEYDVTSTWLAVPSIQELVDHSDIGEYDLTSLSNRREFTNCSSFGTTLTQELSDAWRDLTGAYVQESGYGLTETHTTDTHTFGDSRVDPGFVGQPCYGVEIEIRDFETNEALPAGESGEIVVRSQATMEEYLNRPDATEEVVEGDGFLHTGDVGRLTEDGYLYFLGRRKDTLKVSGHTVSPREVETVLSDHETIDEILVVGAPHERRGSVLEAHVIPTGETATVDGLEEIIIAFAEANLAEYKVPKRVVRRDSFPRTDVGKVDRVAYRDTLPNGYE; this is translated from the coding sequence GTGAACGACCTTCCGCCGTCGGACGAACGCTTCGAGGTCACGCGGGAGAGTTGGCCCGACGACCTCCCCCGAAGACTCTCGTTTCCCGACGGGCGGCGACCGATCCACGAGTTGGTCCGACTCCGCGCTCGAGAGCAACCCACCGCGCCTGCGGTGACGTTCTACGGGAGAACGCTCACGTGGAGTGATCTCGAGGCGGCCGTCGACGCCTTCGCGAAGTCGATGCGTGCACGAGAATATGGAACCGGGGACGTCTGTGGACTCTTCCTCCAGAACTCGCCGCAGTTTCTCATCGCCTACTACGGCGCCCAACGGGCCGGCATGACAATTACGCCGATCAACCCGCAGTTCAAGACGCCCGCGGTCGCCAGACAACTCGACGACAGCGGCGCGTCGGTCGTCGTGGTCCACACGGACTCGCTCGACATCGCGCGGAAAGCGAGCGCCAACGCGAACGTCGACGACATCGTCGTAACCGCGTACGGGGATTTCGCTGATGACGACGACACCAATCTCGCCTCAGTCGTCGCCGACGAATCGCCGGTGGAGGCGGTGGTTGAGGACGACATTCCGTTCGAACGCGTGCTCGAGGAGGATCGGTCGGTCGAGTTGCCCGACGTCGCCCTCGACGACACGGCGTTGCTCCAGTATACGGGCGGAACAACGGGCTTGCCGAAGGGGTGTGTCCACACGCACTGGAACGTGTTATTCAAGGCCGCGACGACTGCGCAGGTTCGAGGCTATGGACAACCGGACGTGCTGTTGGGGACGATGCCGTTGTTTCACGTCGCAGGGAAACAACGATACTGCGATGCGCTACCGATAACGGGCTGCCAGGTGGTTCTCCTCGCCCGGTACGATCCAGACGCCGTGTTGGCGTCGATTGACGAGTACGACGTAACGTCGACGTGGCTCGCGGTCCCGTCCATTCAGGAACTCGTCGACCATTCCGACATCGGGGAGTACGACCTCACGTCGCTGTCGAATCGCCGCGAGTTCACCAACTGCTCGAGTTTCGGGACGACGCTCACTCAAGAGTTGAGCGACGCGTGGCGCGATCTCACCGGAGCGTACGTCCAGGAGTCGGGGTATGGACTCACCGAAACTCACACGACGGATACACACACGTTCGGCGACTCGCGAGTCGATCCCGGATTCGTCGGTCAGCCGTGTTACGGCGTCGAGATCGAAATTCGCGACTTCGAAACCAACGAAGCGCTTCCCGCTGGCGAATCCGGCGAGATTGTGGTCCGATCGCAGGCGACAATGGAAGAGTACCTGAACCGCCCGGACGCGACGGAGGAAGTGGTGGAGGGTGACGGCTTTCTCCACACCGGCGACGTGGGGCGGCTGACCGAGGACGGCTACCTGTACTTCCTCGGGCGGCGCAAGGACACGCTCAAGGTCTCCGGCCACACCGTCTCACCCCGCGAGGTGGAGACTGTGTTGTCCGACCACGAGACCATCGACGAGATCCTCGTCGTCGGTGCGCCACACGAGCGACGCGGGTCGGTGCTCGAGGCGCACGTAATTCCGACCGGCGAGACGGCGACCGTGGATGGACTCGAGGAGATAATCATAGCGTTCGCCGAGGCGAACCTGGCCGAGTACAAGGTGCCAAAACGCGTCGTTCGCCGCGACTCGTTTCCCCGAACTGACGTCGGAAAGGTCGACCGTGTCGCCTATCGGGATACGCTCCCGAACGGCTACGAGTGA
- a CDS encoding Zn-ribbon domain-containing OB-fold protein, translating into MMDAWEPRPVPSVNPETEPFWSAAADGRFLVRECPDCGLVYHYPSVLCPDCFADAEWREATGSGTVYSFAIQRHLGSWPEDDLPAVFAHVELEEGPRVITNIVDCPPEDVEVGMPVEVHFVPTENDDVAVPVFAPATD; encoded by the coding sequence ATGATGGACGCCTGGGAGCCCCGTCCGGTACCATCGGTGAACCCCGAGACGGAACCCTTCTGGTCGGCCGCTGCGGACGGGCGCTTCCTCGTCCGCGAGTGTCCCGACTGCGGACTCGTCTACCACTATCCGAGCGTGCTGTGTCCGGACTGTTTCGCCGACGCCGAGTGGCGAGAGGCGACGGGATCCGGGACGGTCTACTCGTTTGCAATTCAGCGGCACCTCGGCTCCTGGCCGGAAGACGACCTCCCAGCCGTCTTCGCTCACGTGGAACTCGAGGAAGGTCCTCGAGTAATCACGAACATCGTCGACTGTCCGCCAGAAGACGTCGAGGTGGGCATGCCGGTCGAAGTCCACTTCGTCCCGACGGAGAACGACGACGTCGCTGTCCCCGTCTTTGCCCCAGCGACCGACTAA
- a CDS encoding thiolase domain-containing protein: MVDSEPVFIAGAYEHPTREAPDKSTMQLHAEVARDAIADAGLTKDDIDGYFTAGMPWYDRGLTPLVMADYLGLNVSYAGTTDWGGSSYVGHVGHAMDAIRSGRCDVALITLAGRPRTGKNAGGDSFHTYQDPFEVTYGATTVAKYAVAAQRHMHEHGTTREQLAEIRVAASRHAQYNEHALFQDPVTVDDVVESRPIADPLHLLDCCVVTDGGGALVVVSEDVRSELERECVEILGHGEAIGHHEAGRIDLTHTAAQESGPRAFEDAGIGPEHIDYASIYDSFTITVLQTLEDLGFCEKGEGGSFVEGGTLQAPDGDLPFNTDGGGLCSNHPGNRGGMTKVIEAVRQLRGEANEEVQVDADIALAHGTGGSLGTRHGSITAILGREDR; this comes from the coding sequence ATGGTCGATTCGGAACCAGTATTCATAGCGGGTGCGTACGAGCACCCGACCAGAGAGGCACCTGATAAGTCGACGATGCAGTTACACGCAGAAGTCGCTCGAGATGCAATCGCCGACGCCGGGCTTACGAAGGACGACATTGACGGCTACTTCACCGCCGGAATGCCGTGGTATGACCGCGGCCTCACGCCGCTAGTGATGGCCGATTATCTGGGGCTCAACGTGAGTTACGCGGGGACGACCGACTGGGGCGGGTCGTCCTACGTCGGACACGTCGGCCACGCGATGGACGCGATCCGCAGCGGACGCTGTGACGTTGCGCTCATCACGCTCGCCGGTCGTCCGCGGACCGGCAAAAACGCCGGCGGCGACTCGTTTCACACGTACCAGGATCCCTTCGAAGTGACCTACGGTGCGACGACCGTCGCCAAGTACGCCGTCGCTGCACAGCGTCACATGCACGAGCACGGGACGACGCGTGAGCAACTCGCCGAGATACGGGTCGCCGCATCTCGGCACGCTCAGTACAACGAACACGCACTCTTCCAAGATCCGGTAACTGTCGACGACGTGGTCGAATCGCGGCCGATCGCGGACCCGTTGCACCTTCTCGATTGCTGCGTCGTCACTGACGGTGGCGGCGCGCTCGTCGTCGTCTCCGAAGACGTTCGCTCCGAACTCGAGCGCGAATGCGTCGAGATCCTCGGCCACGGCGAGGCGATCGGCCACCACGAGGCCGGTCGGATCGACCTGACGCATACCGCGGCTCAGGAGTCCGGACCGAGAGCGTTCGAGGATGCGGGTATCGGTCCGGAACACATCGACTACGCGTCGATTTACGACTCGTTTACGATCACCGTTTTGCAGACGCTCGAGGATCTCGGCTTCTGCGAGAAGGGCGAGGGCGGGTCGTTCGTCGAGGGTGGAACCTTGCAGGCGCCTGATGGCGACCTGCCGTTCAACACCGACGGCGGCGGCCTCTGTTCGAACCACCCCGGAAACAGGGGCGGCATGACGAAGGTGATCGAGGCGGTTCGACAGCTCCGCGGCGAAGCGAACGAAGAAGTGCAGGTCGACGCGGATATCGCGCTCGCCCACGGAACCGGCGGAAGCCTCGGGACGAGACACGGTTCTATTACTGCCATCTTAGGGAGGGAAGACCGATGA
- a CDS encoding acyl-CoA dehydrogenase family protein: MISLSPEQEMLVSSLEDLAEREFTDKAFEWDGPPWENVELLAEQGFLGINIAEEYGGGGMTEFDAVLTIEAVGRVCPDTAEFLYNQQMVAPRAIEMFASEEAKERYLPPVLDGEDAIAIAISEPEAGSDVGSMRTHVEEDEDGTLVLNGEKIWVSHVEQSSAAVVWTKFPEGLGSVIVDFDAEGVDVEQHYANMAEQHQTHFRMENVAVPEENVLTRGKDGFKNQLQALNWERLGSATVANAWARCALDKALDYVQTREQFDQQIGDFQGVEWMLAEMTKELEASRALTHRAAVRAHNRGEAPDRLDSSLAKLYAGQMVEEVTSTSLQLHGANGYQQGHPLEYLYRLARGRRLAAGTDEIQKNQIAAAVKRNGLPDLA, encoded by the coding sequence ATGATTTCGCTCTCTCCAGAGCAGGAGATGCTCGTATCGTCGTTAGAGGACCTCGCGGAACGGGAGTTCACCGACAAGGCATTCGAGTGGGACGGTCCGCCGTGGGAAAACGTCGAACTGTTGGCCGAGCAGGGGTTTCTCGGGATCAATATCGCGGAGGAATACGGCGGCGGTGGGATGACCGAGTTCGACGCCGTTCTCACGATCGAAGCCGTCGGCCGCGTCTGTCCGGACACCGCGGAGTTTCTCTACAACCAGCAGATGGTCGCGCCTCGAGCCATCGAGATGTTCGCCAGCGAGGAGGCAAAAGAACGGTACCTGCCGCCCGTGTTGGACGGCGAGGACGCGATTGCCATCGCGATTTCGGAACCCGAAGCCGGTTCAGACGTCGGGTCGATGCGGACGCACGTCGAGGAAGACGAAGACGGGACGCTCGTCCTCAACGGGGAGAAGATCTGGGTCAGCCACGTCGAGCAGTCGAGCGCCGCGGTCGTCTGGACGAAATTCCCGGAGGGACTCGGCTCCGTCATCGTCGACTTCGACGCCGAAGGCGTAGACGTCGAACAGCACTACGCGAACATGGCCGAACAACACCAGACCCACTTCCGGATGGAAAACGTCGCCGTCCCGGAAGAAAACGTTCTCACTCGCGGTAAGGACGGGTTCAAGAATCAGTTGCAGGCACTCAACTGGGAACGTTTAGGGAGTGCGACGGTCGCGAACGCGTGGGCCCGCTGTGCCCTCGACAAAGCACTGGACTACGTCCAGACGCGCGAGCAGTTCGACCAGCAGATCGGCGATTTCCAGGGGGTCGAATGGATGCTGGCCGAGATGACCAAAGAACTCGAGGCATCGCGTGCGCTCACTCACCGGGCTGCGGTTCGCGCACACAATCGCGGGGAGGCACCGGATCGGCTCGATTCTTCGCTGGCGAAGCTCTACGCGGGCCAGATGGTTGAGGAGGTAACGAGCACGTCACTCCAACTTCACGGAGCCAACGGCTATCAGCAGGGCCACCCGCTCGAGTACCTCTACCGACTCGCCCGCGGACGCCGACTCGCGGCCGGCACTGACGAAATTCAAAAGAACCAGATCGCCGCCGCCGTCAAGCGCAACGGACTGCCTGATCTCGCCTGA
- a CDS encoding enoyl-CoA hydratase/isomerase family protein, which yields MYDDIQYETNRGIATITIDRPDVYNAFRQQTIAELNVAIREATDDDGVYVILLTGAGDGFCAGADVSEMPNWHEEMSKEDYAGYLWGVQNVVRQLRTTDKPSIAAVGGPAIGAGCDFALACDFRIVSPDAILREGFVRVGLVPGDGGGWLLPRLIGEAKAKEYLLTGKDITPDDAVNLGLAVEIADEPMAASRALADDLLDLPATAVRRTNRLVDWRNTFEDYCKDAIEHQWECVNDDEHHEAIAAFQEKRDPEYDREYSA from the coding sequence ATGTACGACGATATCCAATACGAAACAAATCGCGGAATCGCGACGATTACCATCGATAGACCGGACGTGTACAACGCGTTTCGCCAGCAAACGATCGCCGAACTCAACGTCGCCATTAGGGAAGCGACCGACGACGATGGAGTGTACGTTATCCTCCTTACGGGCGCCGGCGACGGGTTCTGCGCCGGGGCGGACGTTAGCGAGATGCCGAACTGGCACGAGGAGATGTCGAAGGAGGACTACGCGGGCTACCTCTGGGGCGTCCAGAACGTTGTCAGACAGCTTCGGACGACCGACAAGCCGTCGATCGCCGCTGTCGGAGGGCCGGCGATCGGAGCGGGCTGTGACTTCGCGCTGGCGTGTGACTTTCGCATCGTCAGTCCCGACGCGATCTTGCGCGAGGGGTTCGTCCGCGTTGGTCTGGTGCCCGGTGACGGCGGCGGCTGGCTCCTTCCGCGACTCATCGGCGAGGCGAAAGCGAAGGAGTACCTGCTGACGGGGAAGGACATCACCCCCGACGACGCTGTCAATCTCGGACTCGCCGTCGAAATCGCCGACGAACCGATGGCCGCCTCGCGAGCACTCGCCGATGACCTCCTCGACCTCCCGGCGACCGCGGTTCGACGAACGAATCGGCTCGTTGACTGGCGCAACACCTTCGAGGACTACTGCAAGGACGCGATCGAACACCAGTGGGAGTGCGTCAACGACGACGAACACCACGAGGCGATCGCCGCGTTTCAGGAAAAGCGCGATCCGGAGTACGATCGCGAGTACAGCGCGTAG
- a CDS encoding TAXI family TRAP transporter solute-binding subunit translates to MRTSTEDTSAYQLSSGLAAVADNHDEISIDARPSDGALQSMRQLDAGDADLAYTDAYNSWEIINEMGEYEDEPFESEIQAAFWYYDIYGGLTAADQETAETVEDLDGLAVNPNPVGTAMRTMTEAHLEHALDLDSYDELALDYGEEGSALGEGTADVVSDIRINVDLQPSYVEEQYSINDDAWLVHWPDNVVESIQDDDAPVTGEYLSVDDTPGPDVGDRDEEWWVATVYNVYVREDFDNDTMYTLLEMIRDNSEELADYQDLAGDWADMENLAEPAADIPDVEMHEGAQDFFEDEGVL, encoded by the coding sequence ATGCGTACCTCTACGGAGGATACCTCAGCCTACCAACTTTCTTCGGGACTCGCTGCAGTCGCCGACAATCACGACGAAATTTCGATCGACGCACGACCATCGGATGGGGCATTGCAGAGTATGCGTCAACTCGACGCGGGCGATGCCGACCTCGCGTACACGGACGCGTACAACTCGTGGGAGATTATCAACGAAATGGGGGAGTACGAGGACGAGCCCTTCGAAAGCGAGATTCAAGCGGCGTTCTGGTATTACGATATTTACGGGGGACTCACCGCCGCCGACCAAGAGACCGCCGAAACGGTGGAGGATCTCGACGGACTCGCTGTCAATCCAAATCCGGTCGGAACGGCGATGCGTACGATGACTGAAGCACATCTCGAGCACGCTCTCGACCTCGATAGCTACGACGAACTCGCACTCGACTACGGTGAAGAGGGATCTGCACTCGGAGAAGGGACGGCGGACGTCGTGAGCGACATTCGTATTAACGTCGATCTCCAGCCAAGTTACGTCGAAGAGCAGTACTCCATCAACGACGATGCGTGGTTGGTCCACTGGCCCGACAACGTTGTCGAGAGTATTCAGGACGACGACGCACCAGTTACTGGAGAGTACCTCAGTGTCGACGACACACCCGGTCCAGACGTTGGCGACCGTGACGAGGAGTGGTGGGTCGCGACGGTGTACAACGTCTACGTTCGCGAGGATTTCGACAACGACACGATGTACACGCTCCTCGAGATGATCCGTGACAATTCTGAAGAGCTCGCGGACTATCAGGACCTCGCGGGTGACTGGGCAGACATGGAGAATCTCGCAGAACCCGCTGCAGACATCCCCGATGTCGAGATGCATGAAGGTGCTCAGGACTTCTTCGAAGACGAAGGTGTCCTGTAA
- a CDS encoding SDR family NAD(P)-dependent oxidoreductase gives MLDGLTAYVTGGSQGIGRHIALELADAGASVAVAARGDGIYDTAEQIGDDQALAVKTDVTDVDSITDSFERTAEEFGGIDCVVNNAGIGGPHKTVEELSLDEWEDTLRVNLTGAFLVSKHALPYLKESNQASLVNISSTAAKDPYPTRTPYSASKAGMIGFSRDLAYEWGEYDITVNTICPGAVEGERIERMIEKQADKQNLSVDEAKRKRITGKLPLDSIVDPEDIGAYVVYLASDRARNITAQDINIDSGSRQD, from the coding sequence ATGCTCGATGGACTGACAGCGTACGTCACGGGTGGAAGCCAGGGAATCGGACGGCACATTGCTCTCGAACTCGCGGACGCCGGTGCCTCCGTGGCGGTCGCGGCGCGCGGCGACGGGATTTACGACACCGCCGAACAGATCGGGGACGACCAAGCTCTTGCCGTGAAAACTGACGTTACGGACGTGGACTCGATAACCGATTCTTTCGAACGAACCGCCGAGGAGTTCGGCGGAATCGACTGTGTCGTTAACAACGCCGGTATCGGCGGTCCACACAAAACCGTCGAAGAACTCTCACTCGACGAGTGGGAGGACACGCTACGGGTCAATCTGACCGGGGCCTTTCTCGTCAGCAAACACGCGCTCCCGTACCTGAAAGAAAGCAATCAGGCGAGTCTCGTCAATATATCGTCTACCGCCGCGAAAGATCCGTATCCAACACGTACGCCGTACTCGGCTTCGAAAGCTGGAATGATCGGTTTTTCACGGGATCTCGCTTACGAGTGGGGTGAGTACGACATCACCGTCAACACGATTTGCCCGGGTGCTGTTGAAGGCGAGCGTATCGAGCGAATGATCGAGAAGCAAGCAGACAAGCAGAACCTCTCGGTCGACGAAGCGAAACGGAAGCGAATCACGGGAAAACTTCCGCTCGATAGTATCGTTGACCCGGAGGATATCGGCGCGTACGTGGTGTACTTAGCCAGCGATCGGGCCCGAAATATCACCGCACAAGACATCAATATCGATTCCGGCTCGAGACAGGATTAA
- a CDS encoding TRAP transporter permease produces the protein MSTPDTEKDVSGGTDSKGINDFPQILPRSRSELSVRRFVRILLYTLAVITVVWHLYYASSGRMPRSQHANIHLGLMLSVFYLASINFSPSGVRDKVDNAISAGLFVTILATTAYVHVHYWRWLRQAREQYIYTNVDVLVGAVIMLITIHATWKAYGKLLGFVTVGAIGYGYFGPVFPGILNHGGFDIETIIYSNSVALNGVYGFLLGVGATWVVIFILFAGIIESYGGMDYVIKIGRSVGRRISSGIPQVAIVSSMLMGSITGSSAANVATTGSFTIPLMQDNRVGDKYAASIESIASTGGQILPPVMGSAAFLMADLIGVSFVDIIQAAILPAVLFYIGMAFVVHLSAHRYGWLLREGDIADVPDEERVGPVEMLVSTAPYTIPLLVLIYTLVVLRWDPMSAGLYAILALIPAALIRDLILDPSSMSTVNIWGRRTIEGCKIGVVNMAPLTAVLASLGIVIQIISQTGFALSFSLQMVAIAGGVFFVVLFLAMTSSLLFGLGMPTPAAYVVVAVLTAPGLVQLGLGEITAHMFVFYFALLSTITPPVALSCAVACGIAGASFFDVCKETIRLGLFSFMIPWVFVFNQELIYWDGMTTALVFLTSSVGILSVVIALVGYDLQAKLNYASRALYLVFAFAIWFVPNMTVKVGLSIAFLVWVIAVFNETVPSLEKIIASR, from the coding sequence ATGAGTACACCAGACACGGAAAAGGATGTCAGTGGCGGTACTGACTCCAAGGGCATAAATGATTTTCCCCAGATTCTCCCTCGTTCACGATCTGAGTTGTCCGTCCGGCGATTCGTACGAATACTTCTCTATACCCTAGCTGTAATAACGGTTGTGTGGCACCTGTATTACGCTTCGAGCGGGCGAATGCCACGGTCGCAGCACGCGAATATCCATCTGGGATTGATGCTTTCTGTGTTCTATCTTGCCAGCATTAATTTCTCACCTAGTGGAGTGAGAGACAAGGTGGACAACGCGATCTCTGCCGGTCTGTTCGTTACGATACTCGCGACGACGGCCTACGTTCACGTTCATTACTGGCGATGGCTACGCCAGGCGCGCGAGCAGTACATCTACACGAACGTAGATGTCTTAGTCGGGGCAGTAATCATGCTCATAACGATCCACGCGACGTGGAAAGCGTACGGGAAGCTACTTGGTTTCGTCACGGTCGGTGCGATCGGCTACGGTTACTTTGGGCCGGTATTCCCTGGTATTCTCAACCACGGCGGCTTCGACATCGAGACTATCATTTACAGCAATTCGGTCGCGCTAAACGGAGTTTACGGCTTTCTGCTCGGAGTTGGTGCAACCTGGGTCGTGATCTTCATTTTGTTCGCGGGAATCATCGAATCCTACGGTGGAATGGACTACGTCATTAAAATTGGTCGGTCGGTCGGGAGGCGTATCTCCTCGGGAATCCCACAGGTTGCAATCGTCTCGAGTATGTTAATGGGGTCGATAACGGGCAGTTCAGCGGCCAACGTCGCGACGACCGGGTCGTTCACGATTCCGTTGATGCAGGACAACAGGGTGGGGGATAAGTACGCCGCGTCAATCGAATCGATCGCCAGCACTGGCGGGCAGATTCTCCCACCGGTTATGGGGTCCGCAGCGTTCTTAATGGCAGACCTTATCGGCGTCTCGTTCGTGGATATTATACAGGCAGCTATCCTTCCGGCGGTGTTGTTCTACATCGGAATGGCGTTCGTCGTTCACCTCTCGGCTCACCGATACGGTTGGTTGCTCCGTGAAGGCGACATTGCAGACGTACCCGACGAGGAACGCGTTGGTCCCGTCGAAATGCTGGTCAGCACCGCACCGTACACGATACCCCTCCTGGTTCTTATCTACACGCTTGTCGTCCTTCGATGGGACCCAATGAGTGCCGGACTGTACGCGATTCTCGCACTGATTCCGGCCGCCCTAATTCGGGATCTCATTCTCGACCCGTCGTCGATGTCGACGGTCAATATTTGGGGCCGACGAACCATCGAAGGGTGCAAGATCGGTGTCGTGAACATGGCACCGCTGACCGCGGTTCTCGCCTCGCTCGGTATCGTCATCCAGATCATCAGCCAAACCGGCTTCGCACTGAGCTTCTCGCTTCAGATGGTCGCCATCGCCGGAGGCGTGTTCTTCGTCGTGTTGTTCCTCGCGATGACTTCTAGCCTTCTGTTCGGGCTCGGCATGCCGACGCCAGCCGCGTACGTCGTCGTCGCCGTGTTGACCGCACCGGGTCTCGTGCAGTTAGGTCTTGGCGAGATCACCGCACACATGTTTGTGTTCTATTTCGCCCTTCTGTCAACGATTACGCCACCGGTCGCCTTGTCGTGTGCGGTCGCCTGTGGTATCGCCGGCGCGTCGTTTTTTGACGTCTGCAAGGAAACGATTCGACTCGGGTTGTTCTCTTTCATGATCCCGTGGGTGTTCGTGTTCAACCAGGAACTCATCTACTGGGACGGAATGACTACCGCTCTCGTCTTCCTTACGTCGTCGGTTGGCATTCTCTCGGTCGTCATCGCGCTAGTCGGTTACGACCTGCAGGCGAAACTCAACTATGCGTCCCGCGCACTGTACCTGGTGTTCGCCTTCGCGATTTGGTTCGTGCCGAATATGACCGTCAAGGTTGGTCTTAGTATCGCGTTTCTCGTCTGGGTTATCGCGGTCTTCAACGAAACGGTACCCAGCCTCGAGAAGATTATCGCTTCCAGGTAG
- a CDS encoding enoyl-CoA hydratase/isomerase family protein, with amino-acid sequence MSAEAVLAEFDDGIATITLNQPDRMNALSDEIKRGLESALDAIDERDDVRCIVFQGSGKAFCAGGDVGGMSDRDESTRTAQDRIQELVDLCEHVPIRIYNTDIPTVAKIDGYCLGAGVGLALSCDVQLASEDASFGLVFRNVGLSMDFATSFLVPRATGWNVAKELALTGEIIGADHAEELGLINHEYGTDQFESKATELIESIATGPTVALGRSLRNIDRSYGSTIRQAVEREAQAQNIAYGTEDHEEGVSAFSEDRDPVFQGR; translated from the coding sequence ATGTCCGCAGAGGCCGTACTAGCGGAGTTCGACGACGGAATCGCGACAATCACGCTCAACCAACCCGACCGAATGAACGCGCTATCGGACGAAATCAAGCGAGGACTCGAGAGTGCCCTCGACGCTATCGACGAGCGAGACGACGTCCGCTGCATCGTGTTCCAGGGCAGTGGCAAGGCGTTCTGTGCCGGTGGCGACGTCGGTGGAATGTCCGACCGAGACGAATCGACTCGCACCGCCCAAGACCGAATCCAGGAACTCGTCGACCTGTGTGAACATGTCCCGATTCGAATCTACAACACCGACATACCGACCGTCGCGAAAATCGACGGCTACTGTCTCGGAGCTGGCGTGGGACTGGCGCTCTCGTGTGACGTACAACTCGCGAGTGAAGATGCGTCGTTCGGACTCGTGTTTCGAAACGTCGGGCTATCGATGGACTTCGCGACGTCGTTTCTGGTTCCGCGCGCAACCGGTTGGAACGTCGCAAAAGAGCTCGCGCTTACCGGCGAGATCATCGGCGCAGACCACGCGGAGGAACTAGGACTGATCAATCACGAGTACGGGACAGACCAATTTGAGTCGAAGGCAACCGAATTAATCGAATCGATCGCGACCGGACCGACGGTCGCGCTTGGTCGCTCCCTTCGGAACATCGATCGGTCGTACGGCAGCACGATTCGACAGGCGGTCGAACGGGAGGCACAGGCGCAGAATATCGCATACGGGACCGAAGACCACGAGGAAGGAGTTAGCGCGTTTAGCGAGGATAGGGATCCGGTGTTCCAGGGTCGCTGA